The Hyphomonas sediminis genome contains the following window.
CAGGATCGGATTTCGCAGCGGGTGACCTGCTTGTGCCTGCCGGGATTCGCCTTGACTGGAGGGCTCTGACCACCGCTGCGGCCGCAGACCAGGGCAGGATCTCTGTCTGGCGCCAACCGTGTGTGGTGATCCTGGCCACGGGTGATGAGTTGGCCGCGCCGGGGCAGGCAATGGAAAGGCCCGGCGCCATCCCGGAAAGCGTCTCGCCTGGCATCGCCGCATTCGTTACCGCACATGGTGGCTGTCTGTTGCGGTCCGAGCGCCTGCCGGATGTGCCCGAACTGCTTGGTGCGGCGGCTGCGCGCGCGCTGCAGGAGGCTGATCTGATCATCATGATTGGGGGCGCGTCAGTCGGTGACCGTGATTACTCGCGTTCGGTGTTTGGTGAAGCGCCTGATTATGTTTTCCCAAAAGTAGCCATCAAGCCCGGCAAGCCCGTCTGGCTGGCGCGGATTGGTACCCGCCTCGTTCTTGGCCTTCCGGGCAATCCAACGTCTGCTCTGGTCACTGCCCGGCTGCTGCTGGCGCCCCTCCTGACCGGGATGAGTGGCGGCGATGCGGCCACTGCCGTCGTGTTCGAGCAGGGCTGTTGCGCTGATCCGCTTCCTGCTTGCGGTGACCGGGAAACCTTCCTCCGGGCCCGGATGACGGAACGCGGGCTTGTTCTGGCAGACTCGCAGGATTCAGGGAGCCAGCGGTCACTTGCGGCGTCAGATGCACTGATACGCCGTTTGCCTGGCGCACCGGCTGAACCGGCGGGCGCACCTGTTTCCTATATCCGCTTCTGAGACTTCAGGCTCATCCGACAGGAGACATAGATGACTGAAAACGAAAAAATCATCCGGGAATTCATAGCCGCCTGGTCGCGTCTGGGCGTCGATGAAATTGTCAGCTATTTCGCCGAGGACGGCGTTTACC
Protein-coding sequences here:
- a CDS encoding molybdopterin molybdotransferase MoeA, which codes for MISFNEALSRVIGVALPLGSESVSFEAASGRVLSEAVTARFAMPRTDVSAMDGYAVREADLKDIPFSLIIAGEAAAGTLPGQRLPERTAFRIFTGAPVPDGADRVIVQENAERAGDRVTFLRPHGPGRNIRAAGSDFAAGDLLVPAGIRLDWRALTTAAAADQGRISVWRQPCVVILATGDELAAPGQAMERPGAIPESVSPGIAAFVTAHGGCLLRSERLPDVPELLGAAAARALQEADLIIMIGGASVGDRDYSRSVFGEAPDYVFPKVAIKPGKPVWLARIGTRLVLGLPGNPTSALVTARLLLAPLLTGMSGGDAATAVVFEQGCCADPLPACGDRETFLRARMTERGLVLADSQDSGSQRSLAASDALIRRLPGAPAEPAGAPVSYIRF